TCGCGCTCGAGGTGGACGCGTCGATCGTTGATCTCACGAACGTCGTCGGCCTCGACGACGAAGGGCTCGCCGACCTCCGCGCGGCCGAGTCGGACCAGAATCTGATCCAGCGCGTCCGGATTCGGTTCGACGCGAGCCCGATCGCCGCCGACCGACGCGACCGTGCCGATCACCTTTCCGTCGGCCCGCTCGACGAGTTTGCCCAGCTCGTCGTTCGTGAACGGCCCCTCCGCGACGTCGGCGCCGGAGACGTCGTCCGACGCGTCCGCAGCGTCAGCGGTATCCGCGGTGTCGGCAGCGCCCGCTGTGGCCGCTTCCGACGAGGACGCGGTCGCCTCGTCGGCCGACGCCGTCTCCTCACCCTCGACGACGGTCTCGGCTTCGGGCGTGTCGTCCGCTGACGCGTCGTCGGCCGCGTCCGCGTCGTCCTCGGGAACCGCCGGCGCGGCGACGTCCGATCCGAACTCCTCACCCCACTTCGAGGAGACGACCGGCGCGACGGCGAAAAAGACCATCGCGAGCATAAACAGCGCCAGCATGGCTGTCGCGGCGACCGTGACGCCGTAGGTAGCGTCGAACGGCAGGATGCTCGGAGCGATACTCGCTGCGATACCGCCGGTGGTGACGAGACTCATTGACGTTGGTCCAGATGTTTCGCCCCGGCTCCTATGAGGATTTCTCTTCGCGATCGCGAGTCACTCGATCGGGAACCGAAGGATCGCGCCGATCCCGTCGAAGGCGTCGGCGAACCGGTCGCCGTCCGGAAAGTCGTCGGGAACGAGCAGCGTCTCGCCGCCCTGGTTTTCGGCCCGCTCGCCCAGCTCCTGGAGTACCGTCCCCTCGAGGGTCGTCGAGAGCAACAGCGTGTCGACGGCCTCGTATTCGAGAGCCTCCTCGACGTCGCGTTCCCCGTAGGCGACCTCGTCGGAGCCGACCTCGTCGAGGAACTCGTCGAGGGCCTCCTGAACGTCCTCGCGATCGCGTTCCGCGATCGCCTCCTGGCCCTTCTCGGCGAGCTGTTCGAGGCCCTGCAGCGTGGCGTACTCGACGGCGAACTCGCCGGCGATCAGGTCCTCGAGCTCGTGATCGAGTTCGGCCTCCTCCCGAAACCGCTCGACAGTCCCCGTGGTACCGCCCAGCAACAGGCCGTCGATCGCGTCGTCCTCGAGGAACGTGACGGCGGCCCGGTCGGCGACCTCGTCGAAGAACTCGCGTTTCTGTCGCTCGCGGTCGCGCTCGAAGCGTTCGGCCGACTGGCCGCCGGCGCTCGATTTGTCGGGCACGTCGCTGTCGAGGACGTCGATCTCCTCGACGCCGTCGTCGTCGAGTCGGCCCAGCGCCGCGCCGTCCCGTTCGACGACGAGCAGGCCGTAGGTCGCCGAGGATTCGGTGACGGATTCGAACGGGGAGAGGTCGAACTCGGTGCCGTGCTCGTAGATCGAGTCCTCGATCTCGACGGGGAGGTCGTCGAACGTCGCCGTGAGCAGGTCGCCGTCGGGGACGCCGGCGTAGACGACGAGCCCGGTCTCGGGCACCTCGTCGTAGTCACTCAGCCGATCGCGGACCGCCTCGAGGGCGTCGACGAGTGGTTTCGGAGACGACTGCTCGTCGAGCTGATCGGCCTCGGCGTAGTCGGTCTCGATGGGCTGGCGGGCCTCGCCGATCGATTCGTCCGGAGGAACCGCCAGCGAGATCAGGATATCCCGGCCGGCGGAGACGTTCGAGAGTCGATCGAGTCGTTCGTGGAGGTCGTAGTTCGAGAGTGACATAGGCTCGAAGATCGTCCGAAGCGTCGTGGAGCGTCGGCCCCGAATCGGAACTACCGACCCCTACGCGTGGCGAGCGATTAGGAATCGGGCCGGCGCTCTCAAGCACGTCCGCTCAGTCCGACCGGGAGGGTCGGGAGTCGTTCGGTACCGACGACCGATCGGTCGATTCCACGCCGTTCGCCCGCGAGCGCTCGAATGGAAGCCGCGAGCGGACGTCGACCGACTCGCTGCCAAGCACCGCAAAGCCCGCGAAGATCGTCAGGAAGCCGACGACTGCGAGCGGTGCGATCTGTTCGCCCAGGATCGCCCATCCGCCCAGCGTCGAGACGACGGGGACGACGTAAAAGACCAGGTTCGCCCGGATCGCCCCCGTCTCGTCGAGCAGGGCGAAGTACGCGAGGTAGGCGAGGACGCCGGCAAAGACGCTGACGTACGCGAGCGCGGCGATCGACGCGGCGTTCCAGGTGATCGCCGCCGCCGACTCGCCGGCGGCAAGCGACAGCGCGTGCGAAAGCGCCGCGGCGAGGGGGAGTCCCCAGGCGATCCGGACCGAACTCGAGAGGGTCGCGTCGACCCGCCGGATGAGCACGGCCCCGAGGGCGGCGCTGGCCGCCCCGGCAAACAGGATCGCGCGCCCGAGGGCGTCACCGCCGACCAACATCGCGGGGTCGGGGCTGACGACGAGCGCGACGCCGACGAGCCCGAGCCCCATTCCGACCGTTCCGCGAGCCGAGAGGCGCTCGGTCGAGAGGAGCGCGGCGGCGAACACGGGCGTCAGGATCGGGTTGAGGCTGAAGACGATCGCGCCGACGGCGCTGGTCGCGTACTGCTGGCCGACGAACAAAAGCGAGTTCGCCAGCCCGATAACCAGCCCCCCGGTCGCGAGGATCCCGATGACGTCGCCGGCGGTCGTCGGCGTCAGCTCCGTCCGCGAGAACCGAAGCGTCGCGTACGCGACCATGATAACGGCCGCGATATCGAACCGCAGCGCCACGAACAACAGCGGCGGGAAGTACTCGAGGCCGGCCTTCGCGGCGACGAACGTGCCACCGAAAAAGAGGCTCGCGAGCGCGAACAGGACGATCGTTCGTCTGTCGGTCACCGAGTGGACACCTCCGCGGTATCGAGCGTAGATAGTGTAGGTTCGAGAACTTCCATCTTGTTCTCGAGTACGAACGCGACGCATATAGGTTCGCTCGTAAAAGATTTCATATCGGGAAAGGCGCGATTCCCGCGCGGGGATTTCATAGTGTGAAATGCTTTCATGGTACGAAAGTGATTTCCTCCCGGAGGACCCAGCGGGCGTATGGAATCGACGCTCGAGGAGATCGAGTTTCTCGCGCTGTCTGCCAATCGCGTCGACGTCCTCGGGCTGCTCGCCGACGGGCGTCGAACCCGGAGCGAACTGGCCGAGGCGACAGGCGCCTCCCAGGCGACGCTTGGACGCATCCTGAGCGACTTCGAGGACCGGTCCTGGATCAGACGCGACGAGGACGCCTACGTGGCGACCGCGACGGGACGGCTCGTCTCGGCGGGGTTTACCGACCTCCAGGAGATCCTCGAGGCGGAGCTACGGCTCCGGGAGGTCGTCGACTACCTCCCGACCCACGCGATGGACGTCGACCTGCGGCGACTGGCGGACGCGACGATCACCCAGCCCTCACAGATGCGGCCGAACGCACCGCTGTCCCGGCTACTCGACCTGCTGCGCGAGGCCGAGGAGGTCCGGACGTTCTCCCACGCGTTCAACGAACAGACCCTGACCGTCGTGCAGGAGCGAACGGCCGCGGGCGACCAGCGCTTCAAGGGTGTCTTCTCCCGGCGCGCGATCGAAGCGCTCGCCGACGAGTCGGGGCTGCGGAGCCGACTGCGGTCGCTCGTCGAGTCGGATCAGGCCGAACTCAGGGTCCGGGACGAGGGGGTCCCGATCGCGGCAATGCTCGTCGACGACGTCGTCTACCTGCTCCTTCGCGACGAGAACGGCGTCCTCAGAGCGTCAGTCGACACCGACGATCCGGCCGTCCGCTCGTGGGCCCAGGACACCTACGACCACTACTGGCGGACGGCGGACCCCCTCGAGGCCGACGCGCTGTCGCCCTGATCGACGCTGGCGTCGGCTCCGGGCCGAGCGAGTCGGTGTCCTCAGTTCGTCTCCTTCCAGTCGCCGACCTCCTGTTCCTGGACTCCCCTTTGGTCCGAGACGTCGCTTGCAGTCTCGTCGCCGAGAGCGTCCTCGGAGACTAGGTTGGTATCATCTGTCATGGTCTCTACGGGACGTTCGTCGCCGAGGACGAAGTACGCTTCCAGGAGTCGCTCGAGACGGGAGTGGCGTGGGATGGCGACGCGGCGAGCGGAGTTTCAGTCGTTGCTCGGATCGATCGTCGACGGGGTGACGGACTCGAGGGCCGCCTCGTCGAACAGCGGGCTCTGCTCGCCGGGGACGAAGGTGTTGAGCACGAGCGCCGAGAGGGCCGTCAGGATGACGGGCTCGCCGAAGAACGTCTGCGCTGCGGGGGGAAGGCCCTGGATCGCCTCCGGCGTCGTCGCGATGCCGAGCCCAAGCCCGAGCGAGACGGCGACGATTACCATGTTCCGCCGATCGAGCTCGGTGTGCAGGATGATCAGCCGAACGCCGCTGGCGGCGACCATCCCGACCATCAGCAGGACGGCACCGCCGAAGACGGCGCTGGGAATCGTCGTGACGACGGCACCGACCCGAGGACTCAGCCCGAGCGCGGCGAGGATGACCCCGCTGACGGCGACGACGTGACGGCTCATCACGCCCGTGAAGCTGACGATCCCGACGTTCTGGGAGAACGTCGTGACGGGAAAGGTCGCGAAGATTGAACCGATGGAGCTGACGATCCCGTCGGTAAAGAGTCCGCCCCGAACCTCGTCCTCGTCCGGGGATCGCCCCTCGACGGCCGTCACGCCGGACATGTCGCCGACGGTCTCCATCGCCGACACCAGAAAGAGGAAGGCGAAGGTGACGATCGCGATCGGCTCGAACTCGAAGCCGTACCGGGTCGGCGAGGGGACGGCGATCCAGGCCGCGTCGAAGATCGGCGAGAAGTCGACCATCCCGAGGGGGACGGCGACGGCGTAGCCGACGACGATCGCGGCGAGGATCGAGAGCAGTCGGGCCACGCCGCGGGTAAAGAGGTTCAACACGACCGCGATCGCGAGCACGAGCGCGGCCAGGCCGACGTTGTGCGTGGCACCGAAATCGTCGGCACCGGCGCCGCCCGCTGCGTACTCCATCCCCGTCGGGATCAGGTAGAGGCCGATGATGACGACGACCAGTCCGGTCACCAGCGGCGGGAAGAAGGGTTCGATGCGGTCGAACTGCCAGCCGATGAGGCCCTCGACGACGAACCCGGTGACGAGGACGGCACCGAACACCGCGGCCATCCCGAACTCGGCGCCGATCGTCGTGATCGCGCCGACGAACGTGAAGCTGGTCCCCATCACCAGCGGGAGCTTCGCGCCGACGGGGCCGATCGTGTAGGCCTGGATCACCGTCGCCAGCCCCGAGAACAGCAGGATCATCTGGACGATGTAAGCCGTCTCTCCCGCGCCGAGCCCGACGCCGTCGGCGACGATATACGCCACCGCGGTCGCCGGCACGATCATCACCGCGACGTGCTGGAGCCCGAGCAGGAGCGACTTCGGCCACGGTGGCCGGTCGTCGCGCTCGTACTCGAGGTCGAGCTCCCCGCCCCGTTCGGTCGACATCTGTGGGCGCCAGGTTACGAACCCCTATACAAAAACGTTCGCAATCGCGATTAAATCCACCCATCCATCGCCGCTATCTATCCACTATCGTGGACAGAATCGGGGATCGCGTCGGCTTCGACCGAGTCCGGCACGTCGTGGACGATCACCTCGCCGTCCTCGACGGTGATATCGAGGAGGCTGGTCGCCTCGTAGGGCGTGTCGTCGAGCGCGGAGTCGCCGACCTTCCGCATGACGACGACGACGTCGACGATCTCGGCGCCGATCCCGTCGAGGGACTCACAGATCGCGGCCAAGGTACCGCCCGTCGAGAGCATGTCGTCGAGGACGACCACGCGGTCGCCCTCGTCGACGTCGTTGATGTACATCTCCGACTCGGAGTAGCCCGTCTCCTGGTGGAGCGACACCTCCCCCTCGAGCCCGTAGGGACGCTTGCGGATCACCACCAGCGGAATGTCGGTCTGGAGAGAGACCGCGGTCGCAAGGTGGATCCCCATCGCCTCGGGCGCGACGATCTTGTCGACCTCGAGGTCGGCGGTCTGCATGACCTCGACGACGACCTCTCGCAGGAGGGCGGGCTCGAGCTGGGGGACGCCGTTGCTGATCGGGTGGACGAGGTACTCGTAGCCGTCCTTGTCGATAATCGGTGCGTCGTCGAGCGAGGCGAGCAACCGCTCCATAGCGTGGGTTCGGGCAATCCGAGTAAAAGCCGTTCGTTCTCGGAAGCCGACCGACGGCCGTTCACCGGCCGAAAATCCACCGGCCGTCGAGACGATCCGTTACGGCGTCGGTGACGTCGGTGAGGTAGGGTAGACCCCAGCGTGCGACCACGATCGCGCCGATCGTGTTGAACACGATGTCGGTCATCGTGTCGTCGAGGCCGTGCTGGGCGAGGGGCATCTCGAGCCCGGTGTAAGCGGCGACAACGTCGAACCCGAACTCGCCGATCTCCCAGAAGACGCCGAACGCGAGGACGAACACCACGATGGTTCCCGGGATGAGCGCCGGCGGCATGTGGACCTCGTCGCGGTGCTCGTCGAGGGTTCGAACGGCGGCGTAGCCGACCGCGCCGACGAGCGTCGCCGAGAGGGGGTGAGTGAGGTTGTGCCACCAGAACGATCGGTCGTAGATGTAGAACGAGCCGATCGCGTGCATGAACACCACCGTCGCGATCCAGAGGGTAAGCCCCGCGTCGAACGGGATATCGTACCGCCGGCGGAGCAGCGTCGGCACGAACGTCACCGCGAGCATCGCGGCCGCGTTGAAGGCCACCCCCGGATCGAACGTGACGAGCCCGTAGCCGAGGATCGCGGCGATCCCGAGCCGCAGCGCCTGGACGAGCCCGCGCTGGCTGCGT
This genomic window from Natronococcus occultus SP4 contains:
- a CDS encoding Vms1/Ankzf1 family peptidyl-tRNA hydrolase, coding for MSLSNYDLHERLDRLSNVSAGRDILISLAVPPDESIGEARQPIETDYAEADQLDEQSSPKPLVDALEAVRDRLSDYDEVPETGLVVYAGVPDGDLLTATFDDLPVEIEDSIYEHGTEFDLSPFESVTESSATYGLLVVERDGAALGRLDDDGVEEIDVLDSDVPDKSSAGGQSAERFERDRERQKREFFDEVADRAAVTFLEDDAIDGLLLGGTTGTVERFREEAELDHELEDLIAGEFAVEYATLQGLEQLAEKGQEAIAERDREDVQEALDEFLDEVGSDEVAYGERDVEEALEYEAVDTLLLSTTLEGTVLQELGERAENQGGETLLVPDDFPDGDRFADAFDGIGAILRFPIE
- a CDS encoding DMT family transporter, giving the protein MTDRRTIVLFALASLFFGGTFVAAKAGLEYFPPLLFVALRFDIAAVIMVAYATLRFSRTELTPTTAGDVIGILATGGLVIGLANSLLFVGQQYATSAVGAIVFSLNPILTPVFAAALLSTERLSARGTVGMGLGLVGVALVVSPDPAMLVGGDALGRAILFAGAASAALGAVLIRRVDATLSSSVRIAWGLPLAAALSHALSLAAGESAAAITWNAASIAALAYVSVFAGVLAYLAYFALLDETGAIRANLVFYVVPVVSTLGGWAILGEQIAPLAVVGFLTIFAGFAVLGSESVDVRSRLPFERSRANGVESTDRSSVPNDSRPSRSD
- a CDS encoding helix-turn-helix transcriptional regulator: MESTLEEIEFLALSANRVDVLGLLADGRRTRSELAEATGASQATLGRILSDFEDRSWIRRDEDAYVATATGRLVSAGFTDLQEILEAELRLREVVDYLPTHAMDVDLRRLADATITQPSQMRPNAPLSRLLDLLREAEEVRTFSHAFNEQTLTVVQERTAAGDQRFKGVFSRRAIEALADESGLRSRLRSLVESDQAELRVRDEGVPIAAMLVDDVVYLLLRDENGVLRASVDTDDPAVRSWAQDTYDHYWRTADPLEADALSP
- a CDS encoding uracil-xanthine permease family protein → MSTERGGELDLEYERDDRPPWPKSLLLGLQHVAVMIVPATAVAYIVADGVGLGAGETAYIVQMILLFSGLATVIQAYTIGPVGAKLPLVMGTSFTFVGAITTIGAEFGMAAVFGAVLVTGFVVEGLIGWQFDRIEPFFPPLVTGLVVVIIGLYLIPTGMEYAAGGAGADDFGATHNVGLAALVLAIAVVLNLFTRGVARLLSILAAIVVGYAVAVPLGMVDFSPIFDAAWIAVPSPTRYGFEFEPIAIVTFAFLFLVSAMETVGDMSGVTAVEGRSPDEDEVRGGLFTDGIVSSIGSIFATFPVTTFSQNVGIVSFTGVMSRHVVAVSGVILAALGLSPRVGAVVTTIPSAVFGGAVLLMVGMVAASGVRLIILHTELDRRNMVIVAVSLGLGLGIATTPEAIQGLPPAAQTFFGEPVILTALSALVLNTFVPGEQSPLFDEAALESVTPSTIDPSND
- the hpt gene encoding hypoxanthine/guanine phosphoribosyltransferase; this translates as MERLLASLDDAPIIDKDGYEYLVHPISNGVPQLEPALLREVVVEVMQTADLEVDKIVAPEAMGIHLATAVSLQTDIPLVVIRKRPYGLEGEVSLHQETGYSESEMYINDVDEGDRVVVLDDMLSTGGTLAAICESLDGIGAEIVDVVVVMRKVGDSALDDTPYEATSLLDITVEDGEVIVHDVPDSVEADAIPDSVHDSG